One stretch of Armatimonadota bacterium DNA includes these proteins:
- the thyX gene encoding FAD-dependent thymidylate synthase, whose translation MTAADHPEFASPVLRTGAGTPYLRSPGVALLARPAVSLAGMAAFLNGFEGDLGFSAYLSDETELAPGAAICKAAGQLCYMSFGPKRTKNADAGRYLANIKESGHGSVLEHAAYSILLYGISRSVTHELVRHRAGFAFSQVSQRYVSGRVLRFVERPEFAAEADLHAEFELRIDRAAAEYARVAAKLLTLQQDGGAMLSGEARTDLRKKVQQAARAVLPNETEAPIVVTANARAWRHFIEMRANRHAELEIRRLALLVYRVLFQAEPMLFEDYRVVDCPDGTPAVETDFAKV comes from the coding sequence ATGACCGCTGCGGACCACCCCGAGTTTGCCTCGCCCGTGCTGCGAACCGGCGCAGGCACGCCGTATTTGAGATCGCCTGGCGTGGCGCTGCTTGCGCGCCCCGCCGTGAGCCTTGCCGGGATGGCCGCATTCCTGAACGGGTTCGAAGGAGATCTGGGGTTTAGCGCGTACCTTTCGGATGAGACCGAACTGGCGCCTGGAGCTGCAATCTGCAAAGCGGCCGGACAGTTGTGTTATATGTCGTTTGGCCCGAAGCGCACAAAGAATGCCGACGCCGGCCGCTACCTTGCGAACATCAAGGAGAGCGGGCACGGCTCGGTGCTGGAGCACGCAGCATATTCGATACTGCTATACGGCATCTCGCGGTCGGTAACGCATGAGCTGGTGCGCCACCGTGCCGGGTTTGCCTTTTCGCAGGTCTCTCAGCGATACGTTTCGGGCCGCGTTCTGCGGTTCGTAGAGCGTCCGGAGTTTGCCGCCGAAGCCGATCTCCACGCCGAATTTGAGTTGCGGATTGATCGGGCGGCAGCGGAGTATGCCAGGGTGGCGGCGAAACTGCTGACGCTTCAGCAGGATGGCGGCGCGATGCTGAGTGGTGAAGCCCGGACCGATTTGCGGAAGAAGGTTCAGCAGGCGGCGCGGGCGGTGCTCCCGAACGAGACGGAAGCTCCGATTGTTGTAACAGCCAATGCGCGCGCGTGGCGCCACTTTATTGAGATGCGCGCCAACCGGCATGCCGAACTGGAAATCCGGAGGCTGGCGCTTCTGGTCTATCGCGTTTTGTTTCAAGCCGAGCCGATGTTGTTTGAGGATTACCGGGTGGTGGACTGCCCAGACGGCACGCCAGCCGTGGAGACCGACTTTGCCAAAGTGTAG
- a CDS encoding polyprenyl synthetase family protein — MTFDLGSYLTERRTAVEAALELLLPPVDQPPQKLAEAVRYSVLAPGKRLRPILVIAAAECIGGSAEDVMETACALECIHAFSLIHDDLPCMDNDDYRRGRLTNHKVFGEAMALLAGDALLALAFELIAQNSRRTEESRLIPVIGLVARGSGTWGMVGGQVADMEAQGQPVTADRLRRIHERKTGALITASVLAGGLLAGANDAEVDWLTDYGKHVGLAFQIADDILDVTGDETKLGKPVGSDEERDKATYPKVFGLDASRRMASDEAGRAVGSLTGFAEQAEPLRCIARYVVERDL; from the coding sequence GTGACCTTTGACCTGGGCAGCTACCTCACCGAACGGCGTACCGCTGTGGAAGCGGCCCTGGAGTTGCTTCTGCCACCGGTGGATCAGCCGCCGCAGAAGCTTGCTGAGGCGGTGCGATACAGCGTGTTGGCGCCGGGAAAACGGTTAAGGCCCATCCTGGTTATCGCTGCGGCTGAGTGTATTGGCGGCTCGGCAGAGGATGTTATGGAAACGGCATGCGCGCTGGAGTGCATACACGCCTTCAGCCTGATCCATGACGACTTGCCATGTATGGATAACGACGACTACCGGCGAGGCCGTCTTACAAACCACAAGGTCTTTGGCGAGGCGATGGCGCTGCTGGCCGGCGACGCCCTCCTGGCGCTGGCGTTTGAACTGATTGCACAGAACTCCCGGCGAACGGAGGAGAGCCGGCTTATACCGGTCATCGGCCTTGTGGCGCGCGGGTCGGGGACGTGGGGAATGGTGGGCGGCCAGGTGGCGGATATGGAGGCGCAGGGACAGCCGGTTACTGCGGACCGGCTGCGGCGCATCCACGAGCGTAAAACCGGTGCGCTAATTACGGCGTCGGTGCTGGCGGGTGGGCTGCTCGCCGGCGCCAACGATGCCGAAGTGGATTGGCTGACCGACTACGGCAAACACGTTGGCCTGGCCTTTCAGATTGCCGACGACATTCTGGATGTGACCGGTGATGAGACCAAGTTGGGAAAGCCGGTCGGCAGCGATGAAGAGCGTGACAAGGCCACGTATCCCAAGGTGTTTGGTCTGGATGCCTCTCGCCGGATGGCCAGCGATGAGGCGGGGCGCGCCGTAGGTTCGCTGACGGGATTTGCGGAGCAGGCCGAGCCGCTTCGATGCATAGCGCGATATGTGGTGGAGCGCGACCTTTGA
- a CDS encoding O-antigen ligase family protein: MNLPARSAARLVLGPASRLRLRPRRSLLFLLTITIVLPLVVALSVAVVGDLKTLGLCIALAVGLTILARPFYGITAFAAALYIRPEEMIYSLRSLHLLEMLAVTSLLGWIAHLIVHRERPLRTPEITMISCFGLVAILGSMRSGSALDAVDAIAKLVALVILTLNLANTPERYRALKATVIWCSAYLAAFSAFLYFTGGAMDEHGTFRSQATGIFSDPNDLAAALTAGFALCIPETLRGSTGRRATYAALTVLIVFSIFLTGSRGGLLAFITVLAGFGICYTRHKVLAAVAAVTIGLGIVMLASAHMRDFDTQDASANSRFHFWENGIYLATHNPVLGVGYGAFPALNEGYTAHNTFVLCLAELGVFGYFFFIGCLFYCYRNYPGWSAAEGEEEQAANDMRSSRLALTGYLAAAFWISRTYVPVLYLLAALPVAAQLAYAARSDMVKLSPRQTFRDYSSIGGICIGSIIFIFFLAHHFA, translated from the coding sequence ATGAACCTGCCTGCCCGGTCTGCCGCCCGACTGGTGCTCGGTCCCGCCAGCCGCCTGCGCCTCCGTCCGCGCCGCTCCCTCCTGTTCCTGCTCACCATCACCATCGTGCTGCCGCTGGTGGTCGCGCTGAGTGTGGCAGTGGTTGGCGACCTCAAAACGCTGGGGCTGTGCATTGCCCTGGCGGTTGGCCTCACCATCCTGGCGCGCCCGTTCTATGGCATCACGGCGTTTGCCGCCGCGCTCTATATCCGGCCAGAGGAGATGATCTACTCACTTCGGAGCCTGCACTTGCTCGAGATGCTGGCCGTAACGTCGCTACTGGGCTGGATCGCTCACCTCATTGTGCATCGAGAACGGCCGCTCCGAACACCCGAGATCACGATGATCAGCTGTTTTGGTCTCGTAGCTATCCTTGGCTCGATGCGGTCCGGTTCCGCATTGGATGCTGTGGATGCAATCGCCAAGCTGGTGGCGCTGGTCATCCTCACGCTAAATCTGGCCAACACACCGGAGCGGTACCGAGCGCTTAAGGCCACCGTAATATGGTGCAGCGCCTATCTTGCCGCATTCTCCGCCTTCCTCTATTTTACGGGCGGGGCGATGGATGAGCACGGCACATTCCGCTCGCAAGCCACCGGCATCTTCAGCGATCCCAACGACCTGGCTGCCGCGCTAACCGCCGGCTTTGCGCTCTGTATTCCCGAAACGTTGCGGGGCTCAACGGGGCGGCGTGCCACCTATGCGGCGCTCACCGTGCTCATCGTGTTCTCTATCTTTCTTACCGGCTCACGGGGTGGTCTGCTGGCATTTATCACGGTGCTCGCGGGATTCGGCATCTGCTACACGCGTCACAAAGTGCTGGCTGCTGTGGCAGCCGTTACAATCGGACTCGGTATCGTGATGCTGGCTTCGGCCCATATGCGCGATTTCGATACGCAGGACGCGTCGGCAAACAGCCGCTTCCACTTCTGGGAGAATGGAATCTATCTCGCCACGCACAATCCGGTGCTTGGCGTGGGATATGGCGCGTTTCCGGCCCTGAACGAAGGCTACACCGCTCACAACACCTTTGTCCTATGTCTCGCCGAACTCGGCGTTTTCGGCTACTTCTTCTTCATCGGATGTCTGTTTTACTGCTATCGCAACTATCCCGGGTGGTCTGCCGCAGAGGGCGAGGAGGAACAGGCTGCTAACGACATGCGCAGCTCGCGTCTTGCGCTTACCGGCTACCTCGCCGCGGCTTTCTGGATATCGCGCACGTATGTTCCGGTGCTGTATCTGCTTGCTGCGCTTCCGGTAGCCGCGCAACTTGCCTACGCCGCGCGATCCGACATGGTAAAGCTGTCGCCGCGTCAGACGTTTCGTGATTACAGCTCCATCGGTGGCATTTGCATTGGCTCCATCATCTTTATCTTCTTCCTGGCGCACCACTTCGCCTGA
- the rsgA gene encoding ribosome small subunit-dependent GTPase A, protein MTGGKLIEEETEARDRASSGLGPLEEGIVLRATAGEYTVQALDQSAGCGTCRCTLRGNLKKVFTYSESTETPRRVTRARRPFMQDAVAVGDRVRFAVLRPGFGVVEEILPRSSRFARSAFRGRDQTLVSNLDQLVIVFACAAPHPDLWRIDRWLAIAEYCELSAVIVANKRELIADSEWPGPFAEYSRMGYRVVATSAVTGSGVATLKRMLTDKVSAFTGPSGVGKTSLLNRLQPALRGETAAVGGITHKGRHTTTIRELYPLSGGGWLADTPGLRQLNLPPMGRDALGECFVEIAAALEAGCRFGDCTHESEPGCCVTAAVERGEISQRRYRSYLQIATEVAPRA, encoded by the coding sequence GTGACCGGAGGCAAGCTTATCGAGGAAGAAACTGAGGCTCGAGACCGGGCATCATCGGGGTTGGGACCGCTTGAAGAGGGGATTGTGCTTCGCGCGACGGCTGGCGAGTATACGGTTCAGGCACTGGACCAATCGGCCGGCTGTGGTACCTGCCGCTGCACGCTTCGCGGCAACTTGAAGAAGGTATTCACGTACAGCGAAAGCACCGAAACGCCGCGCCGCGTGACACGGGCGCGCAGGCCGTTTATGCAGGATGCGGTTGCGGTTGGTGACCGCGTGCGCTTTGCCGTACTGAGGCCCGGTTTCGGCGTTGTCGAGGAGATATTGCCGCGCAGCAGCCGTTTTGCACGGTCGGCATTCCGCGGCCGCGACCAGACGCTGGTGAGCAACCTGGATCAGCTTGTGATCGTGTTTGCTTGCGCCGCTCCGCACCCCGACCTCTGGCGGATAGACCGGTGGCTTGCAATCGCCGAGTATTGCGAGTTATCCGCGGTGATTGTGGCGAACAAGCGCGAACTGATCGCGGATTCTGAGTGGCCCGGTCCGTTCGCTGAGTACAGCCGGATGGGATACCGCGTGGTGGCAACCAGCGCAGTGACCGGATCGGGTGTCGCGACGTTGAAGCGGATGCTCACCGATAAGGTCTCTGCGTTTACCGGACCATCGGGCGTTGGCAAAACCAGCCTGCTGAACCGCCTGCAGCCGGCGTTACGCGGCGAAACAGCCGCGGTTGGAGGCATCACGCACAAGGGCCGGCACACCACCACGATCCGTGAGCTGTACCCGCTGAGCGGTGGAGGCTGGCTGGCCGATACGCCCGGTTTGAGGCAGTTGAACCTGCCGCCGATGGGTCGCGATGCGCTCGGCGAGTGCTTTGTGGAGATTGCGGCTGCGCTGGAGGCCGGCTGCCGATTCGGCGACTGCACGCATGAAAGCGAGCCAGGCTGCTGCGTCACGGCTGCCGTCGAGCGCGGCGAGATCAGCCAGCGCCGGTACCGAAGCTACTTACAGATCGCAACGGAAGTGGCCCCGCGCGCTTAG
- a CDS encoding oligosaccharide flippase family protein, which yields MPITDKAANRSRAAGIAYLIFQPLTLNALSIPATAFIIRQLGPLGYGQWAVAYSLVATVGFLTNLGLRTLFVRSAAQDPARLPELLGEQIGLRLILGAGAVLLCLSACVALRYPLVIVDCALLSCGSMMVYVVATCFMDALQSLDRIREFSTAGFIAGILVTVVTVAVAARGGGPVALSAAYLTSPVVNLLALWRVVRRHIGPIHIRWRVARFKALMSESRTLIWQGCLGAIQDRSEQLVLPKLAGVTAFGYYAAGALPSDRLGVIPDGLETAFYPGIARAAASSKDGALKQTRNLLAVSLVTCVPIALLGFFLAKPMAVILFRTHWQPCATVIRITIWSLPLIGLSKSMRCGLNAVHAHDAGARAAAWATVTGGCIAIMLMAVFGITGAAVGMVVRTALAVLFLSAPFHRNFAGTLRQLPLVRIAICSGVMAAVLHLATRSTLPALEALLAAGVVSTLAYVASLLLLRIVEIPALLDLMRPASAE from the coding sequence ATGCCCATTACCGATAAAGCCGCCAATCGATCCAGGGCTGCCGGCATCGCGTACCTGATTTTTCAGCCACTTACGCTGAATGCGCTCAGCATTCCCGCAACCGCGTTCATAATTCGGCAGCTGGGCCCGCTGGGTTATGGACAGTGGGCGGTTGCCTACAGCCTGGTCGCAACCGTGGGTTTCCTCACGAATCTCGGATTGCGAACACTCTTTGTGCGCTCCGCCGCGCAGGACCCGGCGCGCCTGCCTGAGCTCTTGGGTGAGCAGATTGGTCTCCGCCTGATCCTGGGAGCCGGCGCCGTTCTGTTGTGCCTGAGCGCCTGCGTTGCACTGCGCTATCCCTTGGTTATTGTCGACTGTGCGCTGCTATCGTGCGGCAGCATGATGGTCTACGTGGTTGCAACGTGCTTTATGGACGCTCTGCAGTCGCTGGATCGAATTCGCGAGTTCTCCACGGCAGGCTTCATCGCAGGAATCCTTGTGACGGTGGTTACTGTCGCGGTTGCGGCTCGCGGCGGCGGCCCCGTAGCGCTGTCGGCGGCATATCTCACCAGCCCCGTGGTCAATCTGTTGGCGCTGTGGCGGGTGGTCCGTCGCCACATAGGGCCGATCCATATTCGCTGGCGGGTCGCACGCTTCAAGGCGCTGATGTCTGAGTCCAGAACCCTGATCTGGCAAGGCTGCCTCGGCGCCATCCAGGATCGATCCGAGCAGTTGGTGCTGCCCAAACTGGCCGGCGTGACTGCGTTTGGGTACTACGCCGCCGGCGCACTGCCCTCCGACCGCTTGGGCGTAATTCCCGATGGGTTGGAGACGGCGTTCTACCCCGGCATCGCGCGGGCTGCCGCATCCAGTAAGGACGGCGCGCTCAAGCAGACCCGGAATCTGCTGGCCGTCTCGCTGGTTACGTGCGTTCCAATTGCGCTCCTGGGCTTTTTTCTGGCCAAGCCGATGGCCGTTATTCTGTTTCGCACCCATTGGCAGCCGTGCGCCACGGTTATTCGCATCACCATCTGGTCGCTACCGCTGATTGGACTGTCCAAAAGCATGAGGTGCGGCCTCAACGCGGTGCATGCGCACGATGCTGGTGCGCGTGCCGCAGCGTGGGCTACTGTTACCGGAGGGTGTATCGCCATTATGCTGATGGCGGTGTTTGGTATAACGGGCGCCGCTGTGGGTATGGTAGTACGCACCGCCCTGGCCGTCCTCTTTCTATCGGCGCCATTCCATCGCAACTTCGCCGGTACGCTCAGGCAGCTGCCGCTAGTACGTATCGCCATCTGCAGCGGCGTTATGGCAGCCGTCCTGCACCTTGCCACGCGAAGCACACTGCCTGCCCTCGAAGCGCTTCTGGCTGCCGGCGTCGTTTCCACCCTGGCGTACGTCGCTTCGCTGCTGCTGCTGAGGATTGTGGAAATCCCGGCGCTTTTGGACCTTATGCGTCCCGCATCTGCCGAGTAG
- a CDS encoding methyltransferase domain-containing protein, whose translation MKESRREKQPDIWSAEGRRRRAAVFDTIVDDYERHRPGYPLEMFQTLQALVAPAARVLEIGAGTGKATTGLAACGFRLVCLEPGANLAAALRRNTAGFGNVEVLNVSFEAWPAEPGGFDAVTAAQSFHWTDPATRLQRAALALKPGGVLAPFWNSPANDPSPLEDEIQQVYRRVTPELAARFERRPVVSEHERWQSEFNATGLFESVEVRGFPWSKTFATEEYLALIGTYSENATLPQSTRRELFDGLRSVIDAAGGKITRDYVCRLHIGRIARSRSADR comes from the coding sequence ATGAAGGAGAGCAGAAGAGAAAAGCAGCCGGATATCTGGTCCGCGGAAGGTCGTCGCCGTCGCGCTGCGGTGTTTGATACTATTGTGGATGACTACGAGCGGCACCGGCCGGGGTATCCGCTCGAAATGTTTCAGACGCTGCAGGCGCTTGTGGCACCGGCAGCTCGCGTACTGGAGATCGGCGCGGGAACGGGAAAAGCCACCACCGGGCTGGCCGCCTGCGGGTTCCGGCTGGTATGTCTCGAGCCCGGTGCCAACCTCGCCGCCGCTTTGCGCCGCAACACCGCTGGGTTTGGCAATGTGGAGGTTCTCAACGTCAGCTTCGAGGCGTGGCCCGCGGAACCGGGCGGATTTGACGCCGTTACCGCAGCGCAGTCGTTCCACTGGACCGATCCCGCCACGAGACTTCAACGGGCAGCCCTGGCGCTGAAGCCGGGCGGCGTTCTGGCGCCCTTCTGGAACTCGCCGGCCAATGATCCGTCGCCTTTGGAGGATGAGATCCAGCAGGTCTACCGCCGCGTGACGCCCGAACTTGCGGCACGGTTCGAGCGCCGGCCGGTCGTTAGCGAGCACGAGCGATGGCAGAGCGAGTTCAACGCCACTGGGCTGTTTGAGAGCGTTGAGGTCCGTGGCTTTCCATGGAGCAAGACCTTCGCCACCGAAGAGTATCTGGCGCTGATCGGTACCTACTCGGAAAACGCCACGCTGCCCCAGTCGACCCGTCGCGAACTGTTCGACGGCCTGCGCAGCGTCATTGATGCTGCGGGAGGCAAGATCACGCGTGACTACGTCTGCAGGCTGCACATCGGCCGAATCGCGCGCAGCCGATCAGCCGACCGGTAG
- a CDS encoding polysaccharide deacetylase family protein — protein MPIAKREAVSRLLRFWPVGFALRPVLHKRDLICLNYHRVIDSTPFDDGVISASTAEFERQLQWLRTHVPILNEDEALRMIRGEADPGAPVAVITFDDGYADNYAAACRMAELGVPGIFFIATGFIESGVLPYWDRIARSVKRAAGSAISFRVGDNVYQVRVGETQAVAARNLIHAYRAVDASQQELFLQALEQAAGVQGDADSGRDLFMTWEQLRQFRGMGHGIGAHTHSHPTLSALPVEEQLAEMKQSRDILRRQLGWAPRTLAYPVGTPAAFNSQSKAAAKEAGFEAAFSFYGGRNPRGATDIFDVRRLPVSPDISEAIFQTRITSGVPW, from the coding sequence ATGCCGATTGCAAAACGCGAAGCTGTGTCACGCCTGTTACGCTTTTGGCCGGTTGGATTCGCGCTTCGACCGGTGCTGCACAAGCGCGACCTGATATGCCTCAACTACCACCGCGTAATCGACTCCACTCCATTCGATGACGGCGTGATATCGGCATCAACGGCGGAGTTCGAACGCCAGCTTCAGTGGCTGAGAACGCACGTACCAATCCTGAACGAGGACGAAGCTCTGCGTATGATCCGTGGCGAGGCGGATCCCGGCGCGCCGGTTGCGGTGATAACGTTCGACGATGGCTATGCCGATAACTATGCGGCCGCTTGCCGCATGGCCGAGCTGGGCGTGCCCGGCATCTTCTTCATCGCCACCGGTTTTATCGAGTCGGGCGTGCTCCCCTACTGGGACAGGATCGCTCGCAGCGTGAAGCGGGCCGCCGGCTCTGCGATCTCGTTTCGAGTTGGCGACAATGTCTACCAGGTTCGGGTTGGTGAAACACAAGCCGTTGCGGCGCGAAACCTCATACATGCCTACCGAGCCGTGGATGCCTCCCAGCAGGAGCTGTTCTTACAGGCCCTGGAACAGGCCGCCGGTGTGCAAGGCGACGCCGATTCGGGTCGCGACCTGTTCATGACGTGGGAGCAGCTTCGCCAGTTTCGGGGTATGGGCCACGGCATCGGCGCTCACACCCACTCCCATCCAACACTCTCGGCGCTGCCGGTCGAGGAGCAGTTGGCGGAGATGAAACAGAGCCGCGATATCCTGAGGCGCCAGCTGGGCTGGGCGCCGAGGACACTGGCCTATCCCGTGGGAACGCCGGCAGCATTCAACAGCCAGTCCAAGGCGGCCGCCAAAGAAGCTGGCTTTGAAGCCGCGTTCAGCTTCTACGGTGGACGCAATCCGCGTGGCGCTACCGACATATTCGACGTGCGGCGTTTGCCGGTCTCCCCCGACATCTCCGAGGCAATCTTCCAGACGCGCATCACCAGTGGCGTGCCGTGGTGA
- the solA gene encoding N-methyl-L-tryptophan oxidase codes for MTAPHVLVVGCGVVGAMAAWRLALAGARVTVFEQFQLDHSKGSSHGESRIVRNAYPEPFYTGLMRRAWALWDEFCDANPTEELLVRCGGITLGPRDHSEVRSTTAALAANGVQHEVWDSRAAMARYPLFHLDRDEVAVYDAEMGFVRASACVRAAKACATALGAKFVFGARVDSVAAARGGVRAEVYGQQHIGDAAILAPGPWLQPLLNRAGQSAPVRVTRQVIAYCAHSRYQHACGPDEFPVWIDAATHFYGFPHITHPGLKVAHHRFGEVADADSVYRRTTRNDLKPLAAYISRRLTGFTPVSGSGGVCLYTVTPDADFIADGLPGVPRAFVIGGLSGHGFKFAPLLGELAACRALDKPLPCDVERFRLSRFATSPAMAGTPA; via the coding sequence TTGACGGCTCCCCACGTGCTGGTGGTGGGCTGTGGCGTGGTTGGAGCCATGGCAGCGTGGCGGCTGGCATTGGCCGGCGCCCGCGTAACGGTATTCGAACAGTTTCAGTTGGATCACTCCAAAGGAAGCTCGCATGGTGAGAGCCGCATCGTCCGCAATGCCTATCCGGAGCCGTTTTACACCGGCCTGATGCGGAGAGCCTGGGCGCTGTGGGATGAGTTTTGCGACGCCAATCCAACCGAGGAGCTGCTGGTGCGCTGTGGCGGCATAACGCTGGGCCCGCGAGATCATAGCGAAGTCCGATCCACGACCGCGGCTCTGGCTGCGAACGGCGTGCAGCACGAAGTCTGGGATAGCCGAGCCGCTATGGCGCGATATCCGCTATTCCACCTTGACCGCGACGAGGTTGCCGTGTACGACGCGGAAATGGGGTTTGTACGCGCCTCGGCCTGCGTGCGCGCTGCCAAGGCATGCGCGACGGCTCTTGGCGCAAAGTTTGTTTTTGGCGCGCGCGTCGACTCCGTCGCGGCAGCGCGTGGTGGTGTCCGGGCGGAAGTCTACGGACAGCAGCACATTGGCGATGCCGCCATTCTTGCGCCGGGCCCATGGCTGCAGCCGCTTCTGAATCGTGCCGGGCAATCTGCTCCGGTTCGGGTAACGCGTCAGGTGATCGCCTACTGTGCCCATTCGCGGTACCAGCACGCGTGTGGCCCGGATGAGTTCCCCGTGTGGATCGACGCCGCCACACACTTTTACGGCTTTCCACACATCACGCATCCCGGGCTCAAGGTGGCGCACCACCGATTCGGAGAAGTTGCGGATGCCGACAGCGTGTACCGGCGTACGACCCGGAACGACCTCAAACCTCTGGCCGCCTATATATCGCGCCGGCTCACAGGCTTTACGCCGGTTTCCGGCAGCGGCGGGGTTTGCCTCTATACCGTGACGCCGGACGCCGATTTCATTGCCGATGGCCTACCCGGCGTACCGCGCGCCTTTGTGATCGGCGGACTTTCGGGGCACGGCTTCAAGTTTGCGCCCCTGCTCGGTGAACTGGCGGCGTGCCGCGCCCTGGACAAACCACTTCCGTGCGACGTCGAGCGCTTCCGGTTGAGCAGGTTTGCAACGTCGCCGGCGATGGCTGGGACGCCGGCGTGA
- a CDS encoding ATP-grasp domain-containing protein, producing the protein MVTALQQPDPHVATSRVPAVIFGPSAAAAAVLLRHGIPVTVVHDGPLRTRLPAGASFQICPSYSEHCDDHAWVEALVATRSSTHEAPRSVLFPSTDRALLAIGRQRPLLDARFVVEAPPPDVAAMVIDKAAFAAWALECRLPIPDSLLIPRGSDPLAVRALPMPVIIKPQHTFQLEVSDGAKLFLAADGDQAVEMVKRCHSRDMDVVAQQDLSAFGSRQWSLCVLCGPDGDILSAVLSLKLRQVAWGAGTAVETIPMDHQVFEAGKQVCRALGTPGIFEIELRPDAAGAPRVIEVNARIWSQVELPQRAGIDLLYGAWCAAIGRPVALPSRYRAGIVWWSWKRDLRVSAYLARHGRLNAIEFLSSIVRARVIE; encoded by the coding sequence ATGGTGACAGCGCTGCAGCAGCCCGACCCGCACGTTGCAACATCACGGGTACCGGCGGTCATCTTCGGCCCTAGCGCCGCGGCGGCCGCAGTGCTGCTGCGCCACGGCATACCCGTGACGGTGGTGCACGACGGGCCGCTTCGTACGCGTCTGCCGGCTGGAGCTTCATTTCAGATCTGTCCCAGCTACTCCGAGCACTGCGACGACCATGCCTGGGTTGAGGCTCTCGTGGCCACGAGGAGCAGTACGCACGAAGCACCGCGGTCTGTGCTGTTTCCAAGCACCGATCGGGCGCTGCTGGCGATCGGGCGGCAGCGACCGCTGCTGGATGCGCGCTTTGTTGTTGAGGCTCCGCCACCGGACGTCGCGGCAATGGTGATTGATAAGGCAGCGTTCGCCGCGTGGGCGCTGGAGTGCAGGCTGCCCATTCCAGATTCGCTGTTGATCCCGCGCGGATCCGACCCCCTTGCGGTGCGCGCACTGCCGATGCCGGTTATCATCAAGCCACAGCACACGTTCCAACTGGAAGTGAGTGACGGCGCCAAGCTCTTCCTGGCGGCAGATGGTGATCAGGCGGTGGAGATGGTGAAGCGCTGTCACAGCCGCGATATGGATGTGGTGGCACAGCAGGATCTCTCGGCATTCGGCAGCCGGCAGTGGTCACTCTGTGTTCTGTGTGGGCCTGATGGCGACATTTTATCCGCCGTGTTGTCGCTTAAACTGCGGCAGGTTGCCTGGGGCGCCGGCACGGCTGTGGAAACCATCCCAATGGATCACCAGGTGTTCGAGGCGGGGAAGCAGGTTTGCCGCGCGCTCGGTACCCCGGGAATTTTCGAGATAGAACTTCGGCCGGATGCCGCCGGTGCACCGCGCGTGATCGAGGTGAATGCTCGCATCTGGTCGCAGGTGGAGCTGCCACAGCGGGCCGGTATCGACCTGCTCTACGGAGCGTGGTGCGCCGCGATAGGGCGGCCCGTTGCGCTGCCTTCCCGCTATCGCGCGGGTATCGTATGGTGGAGTTGGAAGCGAGATCTGCGCGTGTCGGCATACCTCGCCAGGCATGGCAGGTTGAATGCCATAGAGTTTCTCAGCAGCATCGTGCGCGCTCGCGTCATCGAATAG